A segment of the Bombus huntii isolate Logan2020A chromosome 9, iyBomHunt1.1, whole genome shotgun sequence genome:
atagtaaataataaactcttttgtttaatttattctcaCATTATGTACTTCCTAAATTCTTTCTACTGCTAGGTAAAGATGAAAGTTGTAGTAAATCTCCCCACCTTTCGAGTGCCGACGCCGACATTAAACTTTACAGATCACTTCTTCAAGaaaatgatttaattaaacaaGATATAGGTAGTTTGTGTTAAAATAGAATATAGCGATAGTTTAGATACCTTCTCTTTAAAACTTAATATTAAAGCgttaatataatttcttttttatcaaataaatttaaatatagtatataagtTATTGTATAAACAGAGAGGAAATACTAAAGATTTAACAACAGTTTTCTTGGTAAATCTGCCTTGAAAACATTTTCACTATATAAATCTTCATAATTGGTTTTAAAAGAAATGGATGAAGGAAATTCTAAGACTGTGTCATTGAAATCACaatgtaaatatattgatCAAATGTTTTCTTCAGAAAATGTGAAAGATGATAATGAACATGATTGGTGGGCAAGTGATAGTGGATCAAGTACTGGTTCATACTATTCAGATACAGATAGGTAACTAACTTTTTAGCcgtttttatattattagaatATACCATTATTATGCAATTTTACAATTGTTATAAATTGTTATATGTAGTTCCACAGCAGAATGGGAATCAGAAATTAACCCTAACGGAGAACTAATTTATATAGAATCTCTAGTAGACAATATAAATGATGaacaattttcattcaatgaAACAAAACTTGATTCTCAGCCAGAATTGATACGACGACGTAGTACTAGAGCTGGAAAACTTATGCGACTTATAAGACGTAAGGAGAGTAAACGTTTGAGcacaagaaataaaaaaggcAATTTCAATATCACAGTAAACAATATTGGAAATTCGGGAAAAGATGGAACTACAATTAAAGAAGTCACTTTTAGAGATTTTCAAGTAAATGAttgcaattaaaatttgaGCATTcccaataataataatactatactttatataaaaatttattttgtgaaTTTTGCAGGCAGGTGAAATTCGCGAAGTTATACTATGGGTTGATCCAGATAGACGACATAAACTGGGAAGAAGAGCCACATTGTGTGAAGCATATTTTGGAATTATCCCAGGTGTTTTTTCAGACAAAACACGTATCATGGTTGCTGGATTTATACCAGATGGAGAagcaatgaaaaataaaaatattaaaattggaGATTGGCTACGAAGTGTGAATTCAAATAATGTTACATATCAAAATTTGGATCACATATTATCTGAAATAACTGTTTCAACAAATGTAAGAATTAAAATCTAGtacatattataaatttatattgttattatcttgtgaaaatataaaatactttatcataatcaattttcattttttgtttagGTAACATTAGAATTACAAAGAGTTGCAGGTGTTGATGTTACAGCAACATTGTCTGGATTAAATTGTCCTaaagtaattacaattttagataatatatatataatttagaGAATTTATAGAACTAAAAGCATGTTTTCTGTCATTAGCAATCTGTATTGGTACAAAGACTGTTGAATAAAGAGGAAAGTAAAGATTTAATGCATTCAATAGTAGATTATCCACTTGGTGTATTATATCTACAAACCACAGAACTTTCAGAAGTGGGACCTGAACTACAAGGTGTTTTATATGCATTTCCTCGGTCCGAAAGCAAAAATATGCATTCTATTTTGTGCACAGCAAGAGGAGCTTTTATAACCCTTAATCATTTACTACCAGGAATTGGAGGCCTACAACCTACAAGGTATAATTGAATGGTTTTATTACTccatataaatacataatctttataacatatatgcAATCATATTTTATAGTACAACTTTTATAGTACAACAATACAGATAGCAGAAGAGGAAATTCATGTTGTATACACACCTCGAAATGATGAACTATTTTTAATGGCATTACCAAAAAAATGGTAgactataatttatataagcataaataaatataaatatacatatgtattcggtttaaattgtttttaatatttctagtTGTAGCCTTGAAGAAGCTGTCAATTTATCATGTGATATAGTGAGAACATTAGAATTTGCATATCAGTCActgaaaaaatgtttcacaCCTGAAGAAACTCATTCTTCTTTAGatcatttctttattttagtTATTGAACGATTGTTAGACATAAAGAGTTATGCAAACAATGCAGGATTAACCACCTCATGTATGGAGATTCATAATGATATTGAAAGTATGGAAAGTTACAAATTTACAAGCACCTTTTCAGTTGCAAATTTTATAGAGTTATCAAGAGATGCACAAATTCAAATTGATGCAGCTTTAAGTGAAATGGAAGCCATGGATTACAGAGATTGGGTATGTATtgtataatgaaataataagagaaaataaataatgatgaaaaataatattatgctTTCAGAATGAAGATCCTATGGACTGTCAAAGGTTATATACAATTTTGGGTAGTTGTATTTATCATAAACATTATCTTCTTGGATCTCATTTAGCACACAGTGATTTAATTGAAGTAGAATCTTATCTTAGgcaaaattgtattttaaatttgataaataatgAACCTGTAAAGAGTCTTGTTATTTGGAAAAAAGTATATCCTTCTTCATGTAATCGTAAcgatatagaaaacaaaaataatcaACCATTTGTTCTCAATGGAAAATGGTACTTACTCGTTGTTGGTTATGGACATGATTTATTAGCAGTTCTTCTAGAATCTGGTGGATGTACTGcaaagtaattttttatagcttctattatactttttattgaCTTAGTCATTCTCTTAAAACTTTTGTATGCatcatttaaaaatgtttctatAGATGCAGCGAAACTATAGGTCcagatatattttatgtagAAGAAGCTCAGGAGACTTTAAAGCATATACAAAAAATAGGGGTAACAACATTAGCAGCTAAATGGATTTCATCAAATACTAGACCTGAAGTAATAACTTATGAAGATCCTGTGCCTGTAAAACCATCATCTAGTATTGCTGAGAATATTTTAGGTCTCATAAAATCAACAGATGTGCAAAATTTATCTGTCAAACCACCTCATACTTTAAGTATTAACAAAAGATCTCAAGAAATACCTTCAATTCTAAAAAAACGTAATACAGAAGAATGTCCTGTAATTTTAGGATCaggtaaataaaattatttgtttttattattttcgattatgtagtatacatatagtatacatgtaataatatgtacatgtaatataaatttaaaaaaaatacaattttatcttACTTTAGTATACTCTTTGCATACGTCAGAGGATTCATTAAGTCAAGGAACTGGTGGAATTAGTGAAATAAGCGATGAAGCATTGCCTATATTAGGAAGACGAGCAACAAGAGAGAAAATTGTTAGTAGATCAAGATATTCTGATGATAGCGATTCTGATCTTGATGTGTATAAGGTAatcaatataataaatttattaaaatatttgttctcCATTATTCTGTTATCTTAGACAATTTACATAAAGTATATTATTGTAGAATGATTGTCGAATGTTAAATATGGACATATCTAATATaagagaaaatttattaaatcaaGCTGAATATTTAGTACCAAAAGTATTGACAGTGGGtgataagaattatttatatcattatatacACTTGGACATGATTGAAGGAATTCTTCTATCCTCAAACCCACTAGAACATTTAGCAAAAAATCCTAATTTccttattaattttaataaatgtgTTCATATTATTCATAAATTGCTACATAATACAGTAAGATTTAAAACTATGTTAAACTCAGATGTGGACAAAACTGTCATTAATAAGAGTTTAATTGCTGTTAAGGAGCATGGAGTGTTATTTGAATGGGAAAATTTAACTTATTGGGTTGTTGGTCGATTATATACAACTCCCCATCCAAAGGAGTTGTATGTATGTTATCAGGATTCTGCACcacaaaatttaattgaaatagcatttaaattacattcattaCACACGCTAACATAAGTTTTAGTCCttttaaaatatcttcatttcttaaaattttaaaaaatcaataacattttactattttattaatgttaaatatttgatttaaaaaagacaaattttttcttctttagatattttaattgtttttttattcatatatcttaagagattttaaaaaatatagagcattaaatacttttattttttataattatgcaacatttataaaatatgatattacatgtacatttatatcatttatataagtttgcacaaaatattaatcattataatcattatattatacaacattatatattatatatgcttAAAATTCATGTTacattgtaatttttatatacagtttaataaatattcttaataACTCAATGATaagatatacaaatatttataacgaaatgtactttgaataatataaatattttgaaaatagtTTCTAATCGTATGAACatgattcatatttttaataaaaatttacttaAATTTCATTCAATAACATATTctgcattatattttattagtcCACATTAGGTGATATATTGATTTATTCATTTTCGTGAAGTTGACAAGTAGGAATTTTCACATATACACATGCGCCTGCCATTTTACTACCATAGTGTCCAGcccaaaataatttatcagcACCACCATgatagaaagaaatttttctgaGTCCAGGTCCATAGTTTTTAAACTCATGTGACATCTGAagtaaaatgtaaatgtattttattatttctacaacattttatatttatattatatgtataaaatatacctGGTGCCACTGATTTTGTTTTTCCCCTTCAATACTATCACGAAAGTGAAAAAGGTCTATGACACTATTATTTTTCCCTAATAATTTGATAGCACATTCATATATAGCTGGACAATCCCAACGACAACTGTACCATTCACTCACctataaacataaatataaataataatataggtaATATGTTTTCTACAAAAGTTTACATTAagtacaattaaaattttgtaataccACTATTATAGGCTGTAACTCATCTAGAATATATGGTGTCAATCCTTCGACTTCTAGGTCAATTATTTGTGCTTTAGTGCAACTTTGGTGAGAAGTAACAAAACAGAATTGTTTTCCTTCAAAAATAAGTTCGTTATTTGGCAAAGGTGGAACTCCCACTGGAGGATTTTCTACTTTCCAACAATCACCACCTTCACTAAGAATTTTCCAGTACTTATCTCTTCCACATTCTCCAGAATGATTTTTCACTAAGTTTCTTTCAAAAGGTTTCTTTTTACACATCAGATAATACACATGCCAGGGCACTTCTTTATACAAAAGAAGTGATCgaccgaaagaaatttctgCTTTTTTACGCCAAACGTAagtttgaattaaaattttccaaaGTTTGCAAACCAATTGACAATTTAATAATGATTTATAATCAACATAACAAAAAATTTCTGCTAATAATTCTTCTGGTAAATATTTTCCACCAAGAACTAATCCATTATCACTTTTTTCATCGTACATCACGCGAGTATTCATACCACTGCCATGAAACTGTCCCATTTTTATTTaggaataaataataattgttttgataaataatatagtaaaactattgatattaattttcggaagaatattttctgccttttatttgtacaattttgatgtttagaataatttaaaaatttaagaatGTAAATAGaacttaaaaaattacatatgcTTCTTCAAATATGAGTTATTTACATAACCTTCTCGAACTGCTTTAATGAAACTATTGACTGGACTTGgattgttttaataaaactatCACTTACATTTATCAGCTTTGTTATTTCAATCAAAACGATAAAAAAGTTAAGAATCTATACAAGTTTCAACATTGAAGTCAAATCCAATTAATAGTAATGATTCATTTATGAATCATTACAAACTAAGTACATGCGTAATTGTAGTAGTAATATGTTTATGTAAACAATTTTGACATCATTATACAATTTAACGAAggtaaaaaattcaattagtTTATATAactatttgtaataaaattttaaaattgtaaaaattataaaaattacttaGAAGACAAAAATGggattatatatatgtattaactCAGGTAAACAATTGACAAGGTAGTGCATTATAATAGatgttttatttcatttagaGTAATATATTTGATGTCAATATGCAAATCATTTAATTCAaagtatttaaagaaaataggTACGTGGTTTTCGAACACTGAAAAGTGGCATACGATTCCTATGATGAATACGTTTTGGCAATGGGAATTTAATTTTCGAATCGTGGAATTGTTTGACTTGAGGTCTTCTACAATTTGCCGCTTTTACAACTTCGACTTTAATGATCTGAATTGAATGAGCACGGGCACGATGACGAGCTCCCATATCTCTGTAGCATTGCGTTACAGCACCACTGACAGAGAGATCTCTATATTCTCTATACATATTATGAGTTCCAGACCTTGAGTCATATCTTAACCAAATTCCAAAATTCTTGATTTTGACTGGAGATTTTTCTGGTATctgaaagataatatatttaggataaaatatttaataaaagctTTGTATTAGTGTTCAATATATGTAACAATTACCTGTTTCAAAGAAACAATTTCTCCCGTagatttcttaaattttttgAGTTGGCGTAAAAAATACCAAAATCTAGATTTTGCGACGATAGCATCAGGTGCAAATATTCTCATTTTATACAGCGGCGTAGTTGTCTCTTTTTCGGTCGGTAACTTACGACCGATTACTTCAAATTCCTTCAACTGTACAAAGAATGTTGTAGAGAgattatttctaatatatatacaattttatttagtatctATACA
Coding sequences within it:
- the LOC126869614 gene encoding F-box only protein 44-like, yielding MGQFHGSGMNTRVMYDEKSDNGLVLGGKYLPEELLAEIFCYVDYKSLLNCQLVCKLWKILIQTYVWRKKAEISFGRSLLLYKEVPWHVYYLMCKKKPFERNLVKNHSGECGRDKYWKILSEGGDCWKVENPPVGVPPLPNNELIFEGKQFCFVTSHQSCTKAQIIDLEVEGLTPYILDELQPIIVVSEWYSCRWDCPAIYECAIKLLGKNNSVIDLFHFRDSIEGEKQNQWHQMSHEFKNYGPGLRKISFYHGGADKLFWAGHYGSKMAGACVYVKIPTCQLHENE
- the LOC126869621 gene encoding 60S ribosomal protein L18a, translated to MKAKGELKEFEVIGRKLPTEKETTTPLYKMRIFAPDAIVAKSRFWYFLRQLKKFKKSTGEIVSLKQIPEKSPVKIKNFGIWLRYDSRSGTHNMYREYRDLSVSGAVTQCYRDMGARHRARAHSIQIIKVEVVKAANCRRPQVKQFHDSKIKFPLPKRIHHRNRMPLFSVRKPRTYFL
- the LOC126869569 gene encoding protein inturned produces the protein MDEGNSKTVSLKSQCKYIDQMFSSENVKDDNEHDWWASDSGSSTGSYYSDTDSSTAEWESEINPNGELIYIESLVDNINDEQFSFNETKLDSQPELIRRRSTRAGKLMRLIRRKESKRLSTRNKKGNFNITVNNIGNSGKDGTTIKEVTFRDFQAGEIREVILWVDPDRRHKLGRRATLCEAYFGIIPGVFSDKTRIMVAGFIPDGEAMKNKNIKIGDWLRSVNSNNVTYQNLDHILSEITVSTNVTLELQRVAGVDVTATLSGLNCPKQSVLVQRLLNKEESKDLMHSIVDYPLGVLYLQTTELSEVGPELQGVLYAFPRSESKNMHSILCTARGAFITLNHLLPGIGGLQPTSTTIQIAEEEIHVVYTPRNDELFLMALPKKCCSLEEAVNLSCDIVRTLEFAYQSLKKCFTPEETHSSLDHFFILVIERLLDIKSYANNAGLTTSCMEIHNDIESMESYKFTSTFSVANFIELSRDAQIQIDAALSEMEAMDYRDWNEDPMDCQRLYTILGSCIYHKHYLLGSHLAHSDLIEVESYLRQNCILNLINNEPVKSLVIWKKVYPSSCNRNDIENKNNQPFVLNGKWYLLVVGYGHDLLAVLLESGGCTAKCSETIGPDIFYVEEAQETLKHIQKIGVTTLAAKWISSNTRPEVITYEDPVPVKPSSSIAENILGLIKSTDVQNLSVKPPHTLSINKRSQEIPSILKKRNTEECPVILGSVYSLHTSEDSLSQGTGGISEISDEALPILGRRATREKIVSRSRYSDDSDSDLDVYKNDCRMLNMDISNIRENLLNQAEYLVPKVLTVGDKNYLYHYIHLDMIEGILLSSNPLEHLAKNPNFLINFNKCVHIIHKLLHNTVRFKTMLNSDVDKTVINKSLIAVKEHGVLFEWENLTYWVVGRLYTTPHPKELYVCYQDSAPQNLIEIAFKLHSLHTLT